The following coding sequences lie in one Anguilla anguilla isolate fAngAng1 chromosome 14, fAngAng1.pri, whole genome shotgun sequence genomic window:
- the si:dkey-220k22.3 gene encoding uncharacterized protein si:dkey-220k22.3 isoform X3 has protein sequence MFLKANDSREQTMGQVQWEEVQHSQGAALEGGGRWIRVDEAGLYLLFVQAVYKLNPAAVPAGVRAGAVTLEFQVLLEYREQDVVQMSSVFDTHCWGLKETDVTLSQAVLLQVAAGDRIAVNASHRHLMDYHAKPLSSFLTLLKYSNTDH, from the exons ATGTTCCTTAAAG CTAATGACTCCAGAGAGCAGACCATGGGACAGGTTCAGTGGGAAGAAGTGCAGCACTCCCAGGGCGCGGCCCTGGAGGGGGGCGGCAGGTGGATCCGCGTGGACGAGGCGGGGCTGTACCTGCTCTTCGTTCAGGCGGTGTACAAGCTGAACCCGGCAGCCGTGCCGGCGGGCGTCAGGGCCGGGGCGGTGACCCTGGAGTTCCAGGTGCTGCTGGAGTACCGGGAGCAGGACGTGGTGCAGATGTCCTCCGTGTTCGACACGCACTGCTGGGGCCTGAAGGAGACTGACGTGACCCTGAGCCAGGCCGTCCTCCTCCAGGTGGCGGCTGGGGATCGCATCGCCGTCAACGCCAGCCACCGCCACCTTATGGACTACCACGCCAAACCCCTCTCCAGCTTCCTCACCCTACTGAAATACTCCAACACTGACCACTGA
- the si:dkey-220k22.3 gene encoding uncharacterized protein si:dkey-220k22.3 isoform X2, which yields MAWRDKPDGSHPNATRTRGILPLNVTRLADFFQSSSSKASMFLKANDSREQTMGQVQWEEVQHSQGAALEGGGRWIRVDEAGLYLLFVQAVYKLNPAAVPAGVRAGAVTLEFQVLLEYREQDVVQMSSVFDTHCWGLKETDVTLSQAVLLQVAAGDRIAVNASHRHLMDYHAKPLSSFLTLLKYSNTDH from the exons ATGGCT tgGAGGGATAAGCCAGATGGGTCCCACCCAAACGCCACCCGCACCCGTGGAATTCTGCCGCTGAACG TTACCAGGTTGGCTGACTTTTTCCAGTCATCAAGTTCAAAAGCCTCCATGTTCCTTAAAG CTAATGACTCCAGAGAGCAGACCATGGGACAGGTTCAGTGGGAAGAAGTGCAGCACTCCCAGGGCGCGGCCCTGGAGGGGGGCGGCAGGTGGATCCGCGTGGACGAGGCGGGGCTGTACCTGCTCTTCGTTCAGGCGGTGTACAAGCTGAACCCGGCAGCCGTGCCGGCGGGCGTCAGGGCCGGGGCGGTGACCCTGGAGTTCCAGGTGCTGCTGGAGTACCGGGAGCAGGACGTGGTGCAGATGTCCTCCGTGTTCGACACGCACTGCTGGGGCCTGAAGGAGACTGACGTGACCCTGAGCCAGGCCGTCCTCCTCCAGGTGGCGGCTGGGGATCGCATCGCCGTCAACGCCAGCCACCGCCACCTTATGGACTACCACGCCAAACCCCTCTCCAGCTTCCTCACCCTACTGAAATACTCCAACACTGACCACTGA